From Quercus lobata isolate SW786 chromosome 1, ValleyOak3.0 Primary Assembly, whole genome shotgun sequence, one genomic window encodes:
- the LOC115995021 gene encoding LEAF RUST 10 DISEASE-RESISTANCE LOCUS RECEPTOR-LIKE PROTEIN KINASE-like 2.5, with amino-acid sequence MVIIRCFWKKFTLIKIINIWKKETLTHPDFEAFLRNYGPLAIRRYSYADIKTMTKSFNDKLGQGGYGIVYKGTLQDGTFVAVKVLIKETKDNGEEFVNEVGSISRTSHVNIVTLKGFCVEGSKRALIYELMPNGSLEKFIYKGNPSNSNHQLGWETLYKISIGIARGLEYSHRGCNTQILHFDIKPHNILLDENFFPKISDFGLAKICPSEKSNISMVGARGTTGYIAPEVFCRNFGGIPHKSDVYSYGMVVLEMVGGRKNVDVSVDFSSEIYFPHWIYKHLELNEELGLPGFLNEGDEESTRKMIIMSLWCIQTNPSNRPSMSRVVEMLEGSLNSLQIPPKPYLFSPPRRSPTESSTIMLYSFITATSSVGIGVLMITIYCFWRKFSLNKIINFWKKETLTHQDVEAFLRNHGPLVIRRYSYADIKTMTKSFNDKLGQGGYGSVYKGKLRDGCFVAVKVLKESKGNGEEFVNEVASISKTSHVNIVTLKGFCIEGSKRALIYELMPNGSLEKFIYKGNPSNSNHQLGWETLYKISIGIARGLEYLHRGCNTQILHFDIKPHNILLDENFCPKISDFGLAKICPREKSFISMVSARGTIGYIAPEVFCRNFGGVSHKADVYSYGMTVLEMVGGRKNFDASVDFTSEIYFPHWIYKRLELGKELGLLGLLEEVDQESARKMIIVSLWCIQSDPLNRPSMSRVVDMLEGSLEPLKIPPKPFLCSPPSSPTDSSTIMV; translated from the exons ATGGTTATAATACGCTGCTTCTGGAAAAAGTtcacattaataaaaataattaatatttggaAGAAGGAAACTCTAACTCACCCGGATTTTGAAGCCTTTTTAAGGAATTATGGACCTCTTGCTATTAGAAGATACAGTTATGCAGATATAAAGACAATGACCAAGTCCTTTAATGATAAATTAGGCCAAGGGGGCTATGGTATTGTCTATAAGGGGACATTACAAGATGGCACTTTTGTAGCAGTGAAGGTTCTGATCAAAGAAACGAAAGATAATGGAGAGGAGTTTGTTAATGAGGTTGGAAGCATTAGTAGGACCTCTCATGTTAACATTGTCACTCTTAAGGGATTTTGTGTTGAGGGTTCTAAAAGGGCTCTTATCTATGAGCTTATGCCTAATGGATCTCTTGAGAAGTTCATATATAAAGGAAATCCCTCAAATTCTAATCATCAGTTGGGTTGGGAAACATTATATAAGATTTCAATCGGCATTGCACGAGGCTTAGAGTACTCGCATAGAGGTTGCAAcacacaaattttgcattttgataTAAAGCCTCACAACATTCTATTGGatgagaatttttttccaaagaTTTCTGATTTTGGCCTCGCAAAAATATGTCCTAGTGAAAAGAGTAATATATCAATGGTGGGTGCAAGAGGGACTACAGGATATATAGCTCCTGAAGTATTTTGTAGGAATTTTGGAGGGATCCCTCACAAGTCAGATGTCTATAGCTATGGAATGGTGGTTTTAGAAATGGTGGGAGGCCGAAAGAATGTTGATGTTAGTGTTGATTTTTCAAGTGAAATATATTTTCCACATTGGATTTACAAGCATCTTGAACTAAATGAAGAATTAGGACTGCCAGGATTTTTAAATGAAGGAGATGAAGAAAGTACAAGAAAGATGATAATAATGAGTTTGTGGTGCATACAAACTAACCCCTCAAACCGACCATCAATGAGTAGAGTGGTGGAAATGTTGGAAGGGAGTCTCAATTCCTTGCAAATCCCCCCTAAACCTTACTTGTTTTCTCCACCAAGAAGATCACCGACAGAGTCTTCAACTATAATGCT CTACTCTTTTATTACAGCTACTTCATCTGTTGGAATTGGAGTTCTGATGATTACAATCTACTGCTTTTGGCGTAAGttctcattaaataaaataattaatttttggaaGAAGGAAACTCTAACTCATCAGGATGTCGAGGCCTTTCTAAGGAATCATGGACCTCTTGTTATTAGAAGATACAGTTATGCAGATATAAAGACGATGACTAAGTCCTTTAATGATAAATTAGGCCAAGGGGGCTATGGTAGTGTCTATAAAGGGAAGTTACGAGACGGCTGTTTTGTGGCTGTGAAGGTTCTGAAAGAATCAAAAGGTAATGGAGAGGAATTTGTTAATGAGGTTGCCAGCATTAGTAAGACCTCCCATGTTAACATTGTCACTCTTAAGGGATTTTGCATTGAGGGTTCTAAAAGAGCTCTTATCTATGAGCTTATGCCTAATGGATCTCTTGAGAAGTTCATATATAAAGGAAATCCCTCAAATTCTAATCATCAATTGGGTTGGGAAACATTATACAAGATTTCAATAGGAATTGCACGAGGTTTAGAGTACTTGCATAGAGGTTGCAACACACAAATCTTGCATTTTGACATTAAGCCTCACAACATTCTTTTGGATGAGAACTTCTGTCCAAAAATTTCTGATTTTGGCCTCGCAAAAATATGTCCtagagaaaaaagttttatatcAATGGTGAGTGCAAGAGGGACTATAGGATATATAGCTCCCGAAGTATTTTGTAGGAATTTTGGAGGGGTCTCTCACAAGGCAGATGTCTATAGCTATGGAATGACGGTTTTAGAAATGGTGGGAGGTCGAAAGAATTTTGATGCTAGTGTTGATTTCACTAGTGAAATATATTTCCCACATTGGATTTACAAGCGTCTTGAACTAGGCAAAGAATTAGGGTTATTGGGCCTTCTAGAGGAAGTAGATCAAGAAAGTGCAAGAAAGATGATAATAGTGAGTTTGTGGTGCATACAATCTGACCCCTTGAACCGTCCATCAATGAGTAGAGTGGTGGATATGTTAGAAGGGAGTCTTGAACCCTTGAAAATCCCCCCTAAACCTTTTTTGTGTTCCCCACCTAGTTCACCTACAGATTCCTCAACTATAATGGTGTAA